A stretch of Amycolatopsis balhimycina FH 1894 DNA encodes these proteins:
- a CDS encoding ribokinase produces the protein MNSDVLVVGSANADLVVAVDRRPAGGETVLGGDTVLSPGGKGANTAVAAGRLGADVALLGAVGDDPYGRLLLDSLRAAGVDTGLVRTSDRPTGIAYITVTPDGENSILVSPGANSGLEPADVDAVFDGVEIVVVSLEVPLPTVEHAVARAAERGVKVLLNLSPAAKLSPETLAKLDVLLVNEHEAAWLTGPGADFRKLLDLGPKTAVVTLGAAGAVVVEAGGVTEVASPQVTAVDTTGAGDAFAGALAASLADGADLVSAAKRAVRVAAFSVTRPGAQPSYPTAADLGE, from the coding sequence GCTCGTTGTGGGATCCGCCAATGCCGACCTCGTCGTCGCGGTCGACCGGCGACCGGCCGGCGGGGAGACGGTGCTGGGCGGCGACACGGTGCTCTCGCCGGGCGGCAAGGGCGCCAACACGGCGGTCGCGGCGGGCCGGCTCGGGGCGGACGTCGCGCTGCTCGGCGCGGTCGGTGACGACCCCTACGGCAGGCTGCTGCTCGATTCGCTGCGCGCCGCGGGCGTCGACACCGGGCTCGTGCGGACCAGCGACCGGCCGACCGGCATCGCCTACATCACCGTCACCCCGGACGGCGAGAACTCGATCCTCGTCTCCCCCGGCGCCAACTCGGGCCTGGAGCCCGCCGACGTCGACGCCGTCTTCGACGGGGTCGAGATCGTGGTCGTCTCGCTCGAGGTGCCGCTGCCGACCGTCGAACACGCCGTCGCCAGGGCCGCCGAGAGGGGCGTCAAAGTCCTGCTGAACCTCTCTCCCGCGGCGAAGCTGTCTCCGGAGACGCTCGCCAAGCTCGACGTCCTGCTGGTCAACGAGCACGAGGCCGCCTGGCTGACCGGTCCCGGCGCGGACTTCCGGAAGCTCCTCGACCTCGGGCCGAAGACGGCCGTCGTCACGCTCGGCGCGGCCGGTGCGGTCGTCGTCGAAGCCGGCGGCGTCACGGAGGTGGCGTCACCGCAGGTGACGGCCGTGGACACGACCGGGGCCGGGGACGCCTTCGCGGGCGCGCTCGCCGCGTCGCTGGCCGACGGTGCCGATCTGGTCTCCGCGGCGAAGCGAGCCGTTCGCGTCGCGGCGTTCAGCGTGACGCGGCCCGGGGCGCAGCCGTCCTACCCGACCGCCGCCGACCTGGGGGAATGA